The Pseudomonas sp. PDM14 genomic interval CGACCTGCTTGCCGAAGTTGAAGCCCAGCCAGTTGGGCAGAAAGCCCATCTTGACGCGCGACTGACGGCGGTCGAACTGATCGCCCTCGCGGTCGATGTCGGTGTTCACATAGAAGGCGTTGATGTAGCCGTCGGTGGAAAAGGTGGTGTCATCCTTGTCGTACAGCATGATCTCGGCACTGGCCTGTTGGCTCAGGCCGCAGACCAGCGCGGTGGCAATGGCGAAAGGCAGCAGCTTGGGGGTGGCGATATTTTTGTTGTTCATGGCGCTCTCCGAGGCGTGGGACGACTGCCGGGCAGTCGCGTCGGAGGGATTATTCGGAGCCACCCGCAGCCGCCATACGCTGCCTTGGACGCAAAGCGCCACTGCTTTGCGGGCGCGTCCGAGGTCGTGCACCGACCCGGCGCAAAAGCGCTACACCCGAAGCAGCAGAAAGTCGTACACCCGACGACAGGCACCCGCTACTTGCGCACGATGAGCTGCGCGGATGCGCAATCAGCGCGGAAGAAGGCGTGGGCGGACGGCGAGCCAGGGGCGATGCTGCCGTAGGGTGCGCCGGGCGCGCCGCAGCCCCATGCGGGGATAACGGCGCACCCTACACGGCGTTACGTCAGGAATTGGCGGGCGGGCGCGCCTGGTTGCTCAACACCAGCCAGGGCTGTTCGAGCAGGTGCTGCAGCTGATCGGCCAGTTGGCGTGGAGTGACGCTGGCAAGCGCTGCTAGCTGGTCATGCGGATAGTCGTCCAGCTGCCCGGCGAGCCAGGCCTGGCAGAACGTCTGCGCGCCCTCCTCCAGGCTGCTGCCGGCACGCTGCAGCTGGCTGCTGGTGCGCTCGACGGCGGCGTTCCAGCTGCCTGCATCGAGCGCCGCGAGCACCTGTGCCTGCTGCTGGATGAAGTGCTGCAACGCTGTCCAGATCGCACGTGCATCGGCACTGGCAGACTGCACGGCGAACAGCAGGCCGGCCTGCCCATCGAACAGCCGATGGCCGCAGAACAGCGCGTAACCCAGTTGCAGCTCCTCACGCAGACGACGCTGGAATGGCGTGGCCAGCAACTGCCCGAGCAGTTGCCAGGCAACCGCGCCATGCACCCCGGCAGGCGCCGGCACGAACAGCAGCAACGCGCATTCCTCGCCTGGCAGCGCCTGTATCTGCCAGCGTGAACCGCCGAGTGCGAGGCCGGGCCTCGGCGCGGTGGGCTCGCAACCCACGCCCTGTTCGTCCAGCAGCGCCGCCAGTTGCCCAGCCAGTACGCGGTCATCGCTCAGCAGCAGTGTCGAGGCCTGCACCGGCAGGTGCGGCAACGCGGCCGCAGTCGGGCCGGCCAGTTGCCGCGGCAATGCCTGCAACAACTGGCGCAAGGCGATGCCCGAACCTGGCGCCGGAGCGGCGGTGTGATCGGCCAGCGGCCAGGGTTCGCGCAGCACGCCAACGGCGTGGTGCAGCACGGCTGGTAGCGCGTTGCCCGCACCGAGCAACTGCAGGTTCAGGGCGCTGCCGCGCTGGCGCAGGTCGAGGCGCACACCCTGCTGCCAGGCCTGGGCCTGCACGGGCTCAAGGCGCTGTTGCAGCTGCTGCAGGCGCGCACCTTGGCCGACGCTATCCGGCCACAGCAGAAACAGCGCTGCCACGCTCGGATCGCCCCACGGCGGTCGCTGTAGCGCGCCGCGCCAGGTCGCCGGTGCACGCCTTGGGTGAATCAGTGGCGCCGGCCACGCAGCGCTCGGCAGACGTAACTCCAGCATCTCGCTCGCGGGCAATGACTCCGGCGCCAGCGCCAGCTCGAAGCCAGCGTCGACCCGCGCAGCCACCTCGCGCGAGTCGGCGCTCAGCAGCAAAAACTGCCCGGCGCGCAGCTGGGCGATCAGCGCGTCGAGACTGGCGGCAGCCTGGCGGTGGTCGGGTTGTTCCAGCAGGTAGCGAGCCTTTTCCAGGGCGCCAAGGATGGGCCAGCGCCGCGCCAGAATGGCCTGGCAGTGCGCCACGCCGTCCGCGCCGAACAGCTGCGCCCGGCAATGCGCCAGCAGCTGCACCAGCACCTGCGACAAGGTCGCGCGCCGGACGAAACCCTCGGCCTGCAACTGGAAATCCGCCAGCAGCAGGGCCTGCTCGTCCTGACCATGCAGCAGGCGCCACACCAGCGTCGAGGCCAGCCCGCTGGCGCGCAGGGCCTCGGTGAGGCTGCCCGGCGCCGTCGACTCAAGCATCAGGTTCAGGTAGCCGAGCAGAGCCGAGGCGCCCTGCCCGTCACGCTCCAGCGCCACCGCCAGCACGCCACGGGCGATGCGGCCCGGCACCTGCAACTGCAACGCCGACGTGCCGTTCAGGCCCAGTTGCGGCGGGGGCTCATGGGCAAGCGGATCGCGCGTGCCGGCCAGGTCCTGCAGCAACGGGCGCAGCACCGGCAACCCCTGCGTCGCCGCATGCCGGCTGACGACCACCAGCCGCACCCGCGCCTGGCGGTAGATACGTCGGTGATAGTCCAGCAATGCCGCCTGGAAGGCCGCGTCTTCGACCGGCAGGCTGCTGCGCCGGCCGGCCTGGAACCGCGCGGCGCCATGCTGCGGGTTCAGCACCTGGCCCACGGCCGCGTCGATCAGCGTGTCGACATCGGTCGCGCGCAAGCGGAACTCGGCCTCCAGCACGTCGCGTTCGGCCACTTGCACTGCCGAGTCGAGCAGTGGCCGCTGCAACTGGTCGACCAGCCGCGCGCAGGCCGCTGCCAGCTG includes:
- the pqqF gene encoding pyrroloquinoline quinone biosynthesis protein PqqF — translated: MLASGEQIHHEWLGPGLELVWLHAPQALQAALALQLDGGSHHEPLAYPGLAHFLEHLVFRGSQGFAPGDGLMSHVQAHGGQVNASTRGTHTLFHLQIDETQLAAACARLVDQLQRPLLDSAVQVAERDVLEAEFRLRATDVDTLIDAAVGQVLNPQHGAARFQAGRRSSLPVEDAAFQAALLDYHRRIYRQARVRLVVVSRHAATQGLPVLRPLLQDLAGTRDPLAHEPPPQLGLNGTSALQLQVPGRIARGVLAVALERDGQGASALLGYLNLMLESTAPGSLTEALRASGLASTLVWRLLHGQDEQALLLADFQLQAEGFVRRATLSQVLVQLLAHCRAQLFGADGVAHCQAILARRWPILGALEKARYLLEQPDHRQAAASLDALIAQLRAGQFLLLSADSREVAARVDAGFELALAPESLPASEMLELRLPSAAWPAPLIHPRRAPATWRGALQRPPWGDPSVAALFLLWPDSVGQGARLQQLQQRLEPVQAQAWQQGVRLDLRQRGSALNLQLLGAGNALPAVLHHAVGVLREPWPLADHTAAPAPGSGIALRQLLQALPRQLAGPTAAALPHLPVQASTLLLSDDRVLAGQLAALLDEQGVGCEPTAPRPGLALGGSRWQIQALPGEECALLLFVPAPAGVHGAVAWQLLGQLLATPFQRRLREELQLGYALFCGHRLFDGQAGLLFAVQSASADARAIWTALQHFIQQQAQVLAALDAGSWNAAVERTSSQLQRAGSSLEEGAQTFCQAWLAGQLDDYPHDQLAALASVTPRQLADQLQHLLEQPWLVLSNQARPPANS